The genomic region CGCGTCTCTCCATGCCGAGCTGGCCGCGTCGGCCTACACTATGTCGCTGAACCTCTCGTTCGAGCAGGAGGGATTCCTGAACTCGGCGATGCAGTTGATAGGCTTGGAGCAGGGAGTGGCAACCCCGGCCTCGCTCATCGACAGGCTGGGCGGTGCGGGCGAGTACAGGGGGCACACGGCAGACGAGCTGAAGGGGAAGCTGGGGGCGCTCAGGTCGCTCGACGTGACGGGCGAGAGCGGCGCGGTCAGGGAGATGATGGGGAAGAGTTCCGTCGCCAGCTTCGCGGGAGCCGAGTCCCGTCAGGCTGCGGAGGTCGCGCTGATGCTGTTCATCGCCAAGGTCCTGGCCCTCGGCGCGTCGGGCGAGAAGCTCCCCGACGTCATCGTGGTCAACGACGCGAACCGCGTCTTCTCCAACCTGCCCCTGACGCGCCACGGCAACAGGTTGCTGACCGCGCTGCTCGCCTCGGAGATGGCGAGGATGTTCGCCTCCGAGGACACATACGGCCTCGACCACCACTTCATCGAGACGGCGCCCGTCAGGATTCTTTCCAGCGGCCTCTGGAACGAGGTGGGCGGAGGGAGGGCTTCAGTCGGCGGGCTTTACTCTCCCCAGCACGCGGCGCAGAAGAAGGGTTCGGCCATACCTTCCGCCTTGATCCTGACCCCGAACATGTTCGTCCTCCAAGACTCGGCCCGCGGATACGAGGAGGTCTTCGTGCCGAGGTACTTCCCGCCCCTGCAGGCAGAGGCCGTCGTCGAGGTGCGACCTGCGAAAGACGAGAACCATCTGATCAAGCAAATCCTCGAGGCGGTCTCGAGCTACGACAGCGCGACCCGCGGCTCCGTCGTCTCCTACCTCTCTCTGGACAACCCGAAGGAGGAAATCGAGAAGGCGATTGACAGGCTGCAGGCGCAGGGCTACCTGACGGTGGCAGGGAAGGACGTCAAGCGAGACGGCCCGCTGGTCTCCGTCAAGCTGACTGAGACTGGCTACAAACTGCTGGGGAGCCTGGGCTGAGATGGAGAAGCTGCCCACACAATGCAAGGCGCTCGACGCCCTCACGGACGGCGGCCTGCCGACGGGCACGATAACCCAAATCTTCGGGGAGAAGGCGCTCGGCAAGAGCATCCTCTGCTTCCAGGCCGCGTGCGCCACAGTCGCTGCAGGACGTACGGCGATTGTCATGGACACGGAGCAGTCGTACCTGAGCTACCTTGTGGAGTACCGCCTGCCGGGCATGGTCAAGCGCTTCGGGAAGGAGATACCCGTCAAGGACATCAAGCTGGAGGCGGTTCCGAAGTCGGCGGGGAGGAAGAAGGGGGTCAGCAGGAGCGAGCTCGTCTCCCTGCTCAGCGGCGCGCTCACCCGCGCTGGCGTGGCGTACTCGGAGAACCACCTGTCCTCTGTCGCAGACATCCTCTGCCCCGAGTTCGACGTCCAGGTGGAGGCGCCAGACGAGCCGAGCGTCCTCATAGTGCAGATGCCCGAGATCATAGACCTGCTGAAGCTCCACGGCGTGGACGCGTACAAGGCCGTCTCCGAGGGGGGCAGGGTGGAGATGCGGCTGAAGTCGACCCCCGTTTACGAGTCGGCGCTCTACAGGCTGGTCGAGCGGACGAAGGCGAAACTGCTCATCTACGACTCCCTCTCCGCGCCGCTGAAGTCGACGTTCCCGTCCACGCAGGACCTGCCGGCGAGGAGCTCGAGCCTAGCGATGCTGCTCTCGCACGCGCAGAGGCTCTGCATCCAGTTCGGGATATCTGTCCTCACTACGAGCCACGTCTCCATAGACCCGATCAAGGCGTGGAACAGGCACCCCTACGGCGGGGTGATACTGGGCCACGACGCGAAGTTCAGCTTCGAGCTGACCAAGCCGAACGCGAAGAGGAACTCGGACGGGAACCCGACTGCAGTCAACCCGGAGAAGGAGATTGATGACGAGAATAGCGGGAGGGCGGTATGGGTGGCGAGACATCCTGCGATGGCGGACTATTCTCGCTTCGGATATTCGCTGCTTGACGGTGAGGGGTTCCACTGAGCATGCTAGCGGAGAGGCACGCGACTGAGCCCTGGGACCCTGTCGAAGGCAGTGTCGTCGGAGACGATTGCGGAGTCAAGCGAGAGGGCGGACGCGGCGAGGAAGCTGTCGTAGAAGCTGAGGCCGTATTTCGACTCCAGCTCGCACTGCAGGGCGACGAGGGACGAAGTGACGGTCCCCACCTCCTCCACGCCGTGCTCCCTGAGCACTGCGCCGACGTCGAGCATCGCCTCGCTCGTCTCTGCGGAGCTGCGCCCTCTCGCCCTCAGCACCGCCATGAACTCGAGGAGGCAGACATCCGTGGCCACGAGGTCGCGCCTGGAACCGAGGAGGTGGATGGCCTGGTGGTGCTTGCGGTCGTTGGGGCTGAGAGCGAACAGGACTTCGGTGTCAAGCGCCGGCATGCTTCTTCAGCCACTCCTCGGCCAGCTTCTCGTCACGCTTCTCGTCGTACGGCTCGCGTATTATGCGCCTTAGGCTTTCGTATGGGTCCTTCGGGAGAGGACGGATCAGGATGTCGTCCCCCGCCGCTAGCACCATCACTCTCTGGCCCTCCTCCAACCGCAGCTTCTCCCTTATCCTCTTGGGAACAACTATCGCGAAGCGCTTTCCCACAATGGCATCTTCTGACATTGCTGTCTTCATCAGATGATAAGATGTCTCTCAGATATAAGCGCAGCGGTCAGGAGTGGGATTGCTCGCCCCCGATTAGAGCGAGTTGCGGAGGACGCGGCTGATGGGCTGGGGGCTGAAAATCGGCCTCTTCGTCTTCGCGCTCGTCGCGATTGGCTTTGGGGCC from Nitrososphaerales archaeon harbors:
- a CDS encoding type II toxin-antitoxin system VapC family toxin, with translation MPALDTEVLFALSPNDRKHHQAIHLLGSRRDLVATDVCLLEFMAVLRARGRSSAETSEAMLDVGAVLREHGVEEVGTVTSSLVALQCELESKYGLSFYDSFLAASALSLDSAIVSDDTAFDRVPGLSRVPLR
- a CDS encoding AbrB/MazE/SpoVT family DNA-binding domain-containing protein, giving the protein MKTAMSEDAIVGKRFAIVVPKRIREKLRLEEGQRVMVLAAGDDILIRPLPKDPYESLRRIIREPYDEKRDEKLAEEWLKKHAGA